TCTCAAGTTCTTATAAGAATGTTTTGTTAGTTTCTTAGGGGCAGAtgttgatttattatttttaaaaataaaaacaaaatagagaggTAGCCTTGTGGTTTCCCAACAAGACTTAAGGGCATCTCCAGCAATAATAATCAAAATAGATACAACTCTATATTTTAGTTACTGTTTTTTCTATGCCCTCTCAAATAGATTCTctattctcttctcttctctacttacttttaaatattattttttatttatattttattatgttcttACTAAGAAAAAATATTGGATTTTCACATTGATAGAGTCACCTACATTggatttctctttcttttcactgcaccaattgaaaattcattgGCATTGAAATCATTCAGTTATCCTCATGCATCATTACTTGTGATCAATGAAGGATCATATGAACAAACAACCTCATTAAACCAACAAACACAAAGACAAACATGTTGCATCACTGAGATGCATTCACTCACTCGACTTATCGATCAGTAAATCCATCAAGGCCATCACTAAATGTATTCAGTCAATTACTACCATGCATCACTGTTCATTCTATAAGAAAAACAACTGTTTATGgtgaacaaaataaaacaataaacaaataataggCTCTTAAGCCTATTTACTATTCTATAAGAAAAAATGCCAAAGAATTAAGCTACTCTGCTAGATAGACATAAAAAATCActcataatagtcaaattaATTTACTTATTATGAGTTATTTGCCCATTCTATTGGAGATTCTCCAAGGTGGCTTTGCTAGGGTAGCCACAATATGGTTGGTAAGCCTATATACTAttcattttataagaaaaaaatgacaaaaaagctACTCTGCTGGACATAAAACATTGTTTAGAATAGTCAAATTTACCTATTATGACTTATTTGCTTATTGTATTGGAAATGCTCTAAGGTGGCTTTGCTAGGGTACATGCAAAATCTGCTCAACTTGAtcttagggcctgtttgagacTGTATTTGATAAATATAGcctttaagtaaaaaaaaaaacgcttttggacaaaaatttcagttttaagcttttgtcaaaagtgcgtttgaccatttttaggttttttaaccTTAAAAggcattttgaattttttttaccttttttttttttttttcaaacgagctTTTAaggtgttaaacgcacttttgaaGTCtacaaacgcaatctcaaacaggtccTTAACTGACTGCTTGACAGTTTCGATAAGCTTTTGTATTGTGGCAATTCCCACAAATTCTTAGGCTCCTCACTACAAGTATATAATGCTTTTCAGtctttaattcttaatttttacgACTATCGAacactaacaaattaaacaattctAATTCTACGCGGCGTCAGTCTAAGTTTCTCATCTTTGGTCCAAATACCACAACTAGCTTCTCACATGATACCCTAACCTTATCTCATTCTCTCGCTACCCTGTTTCGTCATCCTTAACCAAAGCCCATCTCACATAAGGTAAGTATTTAAGTCCTGCAGTAAGAAATAGACTAACTATTATCatagtttagagaaaaaaaaaaaaaaaaggaaaaaaaaattgcagtatATATATGAAGCTAACATGTAAATGGAGTACTCACATTAGTGTGCCTTTAACTGTTATACTTGGACAAATATTACACATTGAGAGTGAGCTTGTCTttcaaattatcattagattaaaatataataatgattCATTCCGAACTTAATAATAAGTTTAAAAGCCACGTCAGGtagtgtgagagtgagagtatTGTTTGTACCACTAAAATtaagattaaaagaaaaaatatacataacCTTATTTGgccattttctttttgaaaatgttatatactacatttttattctaaaattgTTCCAAAATGCTGTTAACTGACATGTCAGTCCACCAGtcacaaataatttttaaatatttttttaacgatgGTTGATTGAGATTGCCAAATCAATATTatagaaaatataatttgaCTCGCATAACTCCCTACGAAAACCAGCTAATAATTGATGATTACTTTTGCTCTTCGGAATTAGGGTTAGAAGGGACTAAACATTTATCCATCATGCCAAACAGGATCTGAACATGAACATGGACAATTAATATTTCTTCTCCAGAATAGTTCAGAATGTTAAACCAAGTATGTTTTACATGTTTCATATGATGACTGAATTAATTATGCAACTTTCCAAAGTCTAATGATGCGGATCGGAGGACACTAGCCACTAATGAATATATAGACAACAAAAAGCATGTGATTCCTTACCCATTTTGCTTCATACTCACCCTAGTGATTTTACCACCAATTTCagcttttttctcttcttttttaatttcttcctcTCCAAACACCTCTAGCTTGGTCACTGGTTTCAACTATCTCATTATTCCAGCCCAAAAAAGGGGGCAACACTCAACTTGTCGGTGAGCAAGCACTCCACGCCAACACAACGAACAACAAATACCGGCCGCACCCTATCACCCGATGACACCCAAATAACGCTGTcctatgtttatttatttatttatttattttgacatgttcgcacaagaggggggaggggaatttgaactagtaacctttgcttcattaggcgtagtttcagtcgattaagctacctcttggggacgtCCTACGTTTATAATGCTATGCTATATACGGAGAATCGTGTTACCCATGCAAGTAAAAGATATTCATATATactctttcatttttataaagAGAGCCTTTTAATGATTATTCTTACGTTGATTTAAATATCAGAGCTATTCTCCATTGACACTCTTTTCCGATCTCACTTTATGCCTTTTTCAAGTGGTTGTCACTTGAGTGCAACCGTATGATCCATTGTGTCATGATCAGAATATATAGAGTACAAAATTAAGTATGGAGTAGCCCCACATTGGATCAATACTGATATTATTTGATACTCACCCTGGTGGATCATTTTAACACCAATTGTAGccgtcctttttcttcttctccgaaCATTATGAATTGAAGCCTTAGACCAATCAAATTGTTTCACTAGaccatatttaattaattaagtattcTACGTGAAAAAAAgcgttaaattattaattaaatttactctttTATATCCGCTTAACTTTTcgaataactgataatttaacaatacTATAAGTGCCCAATAATAATGCGAAATAGCAAATGCATGTGCCACCAGACTGGATTCATTTAATCTTCATTATCTAATAATATTTCTGAAATTAGACATTCCACAACATATGTTCCTCAACATTGAAGCCCACATTGTTAGAGTTAAGATTGATCCTGCATAACATTGATATACGTATATACATCCCAATGCATGCAATCTTTTGTAAATTATAAGCAACCAGTGTCTGGTCTTTCCATACCCATTTTCAGAAGGGAAAGATTTATCCTCGTGCAAATAAATCTGACAAATATTGTTAACTGTTGATATCCTCGACTTGTAATTTGATCCCTCTAAAATATGAccaaaataattcaataaataataaaaatgttcaAATGGTTCTGTATTTCAGTTGGTCCAGAcaatattttactttatttttatttttaattaaataataatctTGAAAGCTGACTTTGAGAAGCTGAGGGACATTATAAGgtgcatcatgcatgcatgtcgTACAAAAACGTCAGAAAGGGATAGAATACGAGGCAGGTATCCTTCTCTTCTTTGAGATACAATGTATCAGCcacttcctctctctctctctctctctctctctatatatatatatatatataatttattataaaatgggCAATAATACTAATATTCTCACATACTTTAATTTTTAGGTATTTTTCAAAGTTTCTCAAGTACTGGTCCGACATTGTCACATGCATCAACTTCCTGATTGAACATCACTAACTAATTAGATCTTGTAGATTATTTAgtaggagaaagagagaaagaaaatacacATTTGGAGTCAACAGCACTAAATGCTATAGGCCCTCAACTgacacttgaaaaataaaacgaaaGACCAAAAATACAGTTGGCTACCGTCTCCTGATGTAACCGCCAACTTggtagatcatatatatatatatgaaaggacaATCAATTATTCATGGAAGATGCCCAAAGGTGTGATGGAGGGGCCGGGGGAGAGTGTAAGAGCAAGTCGATCCAAGGATTTTATGCAACTTAATTGGCTATAGTTATTTACAAGAGTTCACTACAAAATTTATtgaatatttttaacaaattgagGTGTATTTATATGGACTTTGTTTTATGTAAGCAACTAAcaattaaaattactaaaacaatcttcatatttctttttaattttttttttaaaaaatcacttttGTGTGATGATGCTCTATTACAGAAAGAAAACGAAGATGGTgtatgcactacaaaaaaataggtattttctgacgtggtaaacaGTGCATATTTTTTGCAACGtcagcattttctgacgtgcNNNNNNNNNNNNNNNNNNNNNNNNNNNNNNNNNNNNNNNNNNNNNNNNNNNNNNNNNNNNNNNNNNNNNNNNNNNNNNNNNNNNNNNNNNNNNNNNNNNNTATGATGATccgaagtatatatatatatatatatatatatatatatatagtacctCAGCGTGCATATACAGGTGCAACAAGGTTTGAAGTATACTTagctatatatctatataaataTAGAATAAATGAGAGTAATCTTTTtataacataataatttaaagtgcaataagatatatatatatatatatcctaaggaataaaataaattatggaaATTTATTGGGAAGCATACCTAAACACCTAAATATGTTtattctcaattgattagcaaACCAACTCATAATAGTAATAGAATGCTTTATTGTGACGTGTATGAGGCTAGTAACGTGTCTGTATTTCCTTTAGGAGATTAGTTAGCAATCAGAGGAAATTTTTACTacagtcaagaggtaagtgaattttttATCCCTTCTAGAAAAATTATTAGGCCATGCTATTTATGAAATTCTGTTTCAAATTACAAATGATCATTTTGTTTATACTATGAAactatgttgcatgcatgacaagtttttaaaatctatgagtcaactaaaaatactctaaagggacttaggattgtcacaaTCCTTCCCCCTTATAAAAATTCCGTCCTTGGAATTTGGTGAACAACTAACCCACTGACCATAGGAAGTACCTGATGTGCCAGAGTCACTTTGAGGCCCGTCAGCTTTCACTCAAATAGATACGGGTACTTTTCCCCCATGCGCTCCTCCAATTCCCATGAAGCTTCTTCCACGGAGTGGTTACTCCATAAGACTTTCACTAAAGAGATAGTCTTGTTCCTGAGGACTTGTTCCCTTCTATCCAGCATTCTGGTCGGTGTCTCCTCATAAGTCATGTTGGATTGAATCTGTAGGGGCTTGCTTTCCAATACATGCGTGGGGTCCGGTACGTACTTCCTTAGCATGGATATATGAAATACGTTGTGAATTCCTGTCAAGTTTAGTGGTAGTGCCAAACAATATGCCACCGTGCCGATcttctcaagaatctcaaagggacCCACCAATCTGGGGCTCAGCTTTCCTCTTCTTCTGAACCTCATTACTCCTTTCATAGGGGTGACCTTGAGAAAGACCTTTGTGCCGACTTCGAACTCCAGTTCTCATCGTCTGATGTCGGCATAGCTCTTCTGTCGACTCTCAGCTGCTGCTAATCTCTGCTTAATCACTGCTATCTTCTCCTAGGTGTCTTGAATGATCTCTGGCTCGAGTAGTTTTCTCTCTCCTACTTCGTCCCAGTATAATGGCGACCTATACCGCCTCCCTTACAAGGCTTCATAGGGTGCCATCTCGATGCTAGCGTGATAGCTATTGTTGTAAGCGAACTCTATCAACGGAATGTACTGAATCTAGCTTCCTTTAAAGTCCAAAACACATAGTCGCAACATGTCTTCCAAGGTTTGGATCGTCCGTTCAGTCTGTCCATCTATTTAAGGGTGAAATGCTGTGCTGAAGGTTAGCTTTGTTCCCAATGCTTCCTGTAAACTCCGCCAAAATCTAGAGGTGAATCTTGGATCACGATCCGACACAATCGACACAGGAATCCCATGTAATCGTACGATCTCCTTAATGTAAAGCTCGGCAAGTCGGTCCATACTGTAGGTCATCTTGATGGGTAGGAAGTGTGCAATCTTAGTCAACCGATCAACAATGACCCATACTACATCTTGGCCACTAGGAACTCGAGGAAAGCCTGACACAAAATCCATCAAAATACGTTCCCATTTCCACTCAGGAATAGGTAGGGGCTGCAAAGGTCCTCTAAGTCTTTGGTGCTCTGCCTTGACTTGCTGACAAGTGAGGCATTGTTCTACATATCGTgcgatatccttcttcattcctttccaccaataatttttacaaaaatccTGATACATCTTGGTGTTACCTAGATGGACTGTATATAGGGATTGATGGGCTTCTGACAAGATGACTCTTTTCAGTTCTGCTTCCTTGGGAATGCACACTCGGTTGCGAAACTTTAATATCCCATCTCCACCAATGTGAAAATCCGATTGTACCCCTTTTTCAACTGCTTCACGGCTTCTTATAAATTCATTATCCGATAACTGGGCGGCTATACTTTGCTCCATTAAGGTCGGCTCCAAGCTTAGGCTACTCATGTAAGACTAGATTTCCCCCACCATCATCTCTACTCCGGCCTTCTCCAGGTCAAGGAGTAGTTCCTTTTGCATAGTGAACATGGCAGATACGCTTCTAGCTATGGTCTTTCTACTGGGAGCATTAGCAACTACATTCGCCTTCTCTGGGTGGTAGTTGAGTGTACAATCATAGTCCTTTAGGAGTTCTAGCCACAGTCTTTGGCGCATATTGAGCTCTTTCTgggtgaagaagtatttcagGCTTTTATGATCTGTGTAGATTTCACAGCGCTCCCCGTATAAGAAGTGTCGCCATATCTTAAGAGCAAAGACTACCGCAACAAGTTCAAGGTCGTGAGTCGGATAATTGTGCTCGTAAGTCTTCAACTGTCTCGAGGCATAGGCGATTACTTTCCCTCTCTGCATTAGTACGCAACCCAACCCCTTGTGTAAGGCGTcactataaattacaaatccatccGATCCTGATGGGAGAGTGAGAACCGGTGCGGTGACTAAACGTTGCTTCAATTCTTGGAAACTTTGTTCACACTCCTCCGAGCATTGGAATTTCTCGTTCTTCCTTGTAAGTTTGGTCAATGGTGCCCCCAACTGAGAAAACCCTTCAACGAACCTCCTATAAAAGCCGGCAAGACCCAGAAAGCTTTTCACCTCATGGGCGTTCGACGGCCTCACCCAATTGACTACCGCTTCCACTTTCCTTGGGTCTACTGCAATTCCATCCTTGGTAACAACGTGCCCTAAGAACGCCACATTGTCTAACCAGAATTCGCATTTCTTGAATCTCGCATAAAGTTGGTGTTTCCTCAAGACGCTCAACACCGTCCGCAAATGCTCTTCATGCTCCTCCCGACTCTTTGAGTAGATTAAGATGTCGTCAATAAATACCACCACACACCGATCGACAAGCTCTCGAAAAATCTAGTTCATCATATCCATGAAAGCTGCCGGAGCATTAGTTAACCCAAAAGGCATTACTAAGAATTCATAATGCCCATACCTTGTTCGAAACGCCGTCTTTTGTACATCCTTCTCTTGAATCTTGAGTTGGTGATAGCTGGAACAAAGGTCAATCTTAGAGAATACCTGTGACCCTTGGAGCTGGTCAAAGAGGTCATCAATCCTTGGTAGTAGATATCTATTCTTGATTGTCACCTTATTCAATTCCCAATAGTTGATACATAGTCTCATCGAcccatcttttttctttatgaataGGACCGGTGCTCCCCATGGAGAAACACTAGGGCTAATAAAACCCTTGTCCATAAGTTCTTGTAATTGATCCTTGAGTTCCTTAAGCTCCAGCGGTGCCATTCTGTATGGAGCCTTGGATATGGGTGCGGTGTCTGGTAAAAAGTCAATGGTGAATTCGGTCTCCCTGTCCGGCAGTATCCCAGGCAGCTTTTTTGGAAAAACGTCTACAAATTCTCGTACTATAGGTATTTCCTCAATCTTGCATCCCAATTTTTCATCAATCACGCAAGCCAAGTATCCTGAACACCCACTTCTCAGTAATTTGGTCGCCTGTAGTGCAGATATCAATTTGAATGTGCCGGTATTCTGATTCCTTCGAATCTTGAACTCTACTGCTCCTGGTGGTCTAAACACGATCTCCTTGTGGAAATAGTCCACGCAAGCATGATACATGGATAGCCAATCCATgcctaaaataatatcaaacccATTCATCTCAAAGATAACGAGATTCGTTGGCATGACATGACCTTCAACTAGAATAGGACAATCCTTAACTATTGACGTGCATAAAATTGTAGTCCCTACCGGTGTAGCAACTGCTAAATTTACATCTAAGGCTTCAAACTCCAGACAACAGGCTTTAACAAAGAAATACAACACAAATGAGTGTGTTGCCCCTGAATCAAAAAGAACAGAAGCTATACCAGACGAAATAAGAAGAATACCTGTTACTACATCGTTTGACGCCGCTGCATCGCTTGGTTTCAAAGCATACACCCGAGCAGGTGCCGTGGTTCTCTGTCCCTCTGAGCGGATCTGATTGGCTTGGTTGTTGGCAGGAGTCCTACAGTCCCTCGCGATATGTTCAGGTTTCCCGCACTTAAAGCAGCCTGATTGCCCGTAGAGGCAATTCCCAGTATGCATCCTACCGCACTTCTGGCAGGATGGGCATTGCTCGCCCCCTCTTTGGTTATGGAATTTCTGAGGTATGTAACTCCTCTCTGCTGGTTGGTTAAGTCTCCTTTTATTGGCATGGAATGATTGTCCCCCCGAGCGGTTTCCTTGCGGTGCAATTCTCTTCTTCTGATTAAAGTATTCCGAGTTGATTTTCTCTGTCCGCACAATTACTACCGCCTTGTTGATCAAGTTTCTCAGTTTGCCAATCTTGAATCCCACAATCTGGTTCATGATGCGCGGCTGTAACCCTTGTTCAAACTTTCTTGCTGTGAGCTCTTTTGTGGACACCAAGTAAGGCGCGAACCGAGAAAGTTCAATGAACTTGGCAGCATATTGCTCCACCGTCATTGATCCTTGAATCAAATCTGTAAATTCCTAGGCCTTGGCTTGTCGGGTTGTTTGTGGAAAGAATCCCTCCAAGAACGCCTCCTTGAAGTCCATCCAGGGAATGGTTGCTCCAACACCTAGTCGTTGTTGCAGGTGTTCCTTCTGAGCGGTCCACCATCGTTCAGCTCCCTCAGTGAGGTAGTAGGTAGCATACTTGACCCTCTGTTCTTCGGTGCAGTTCATCACATCCATCAGCTTCTCTATTTGTAAGACCCAGTTTTCAGCAGCTATTGTGTCGGGTTGTCCCTAAAAAACAAGAGGGCATTGCCGATTAAACTTTTCGAAAGTACACCCTCACTCTCCTTCACTGGTTGTTCCTCCCTTGGTATTGGTACCCATTGCCAGTAAACTCACAAGTTGCGCTGCCAACACAGTCAAAGCTTCCTGTTGCTGGTTTGCAGTGGTGTTTCCTCCGTTCCCAGCCTCGTTGCCCTCAGTACGACCCTCCTCGGTGTTGTTAGTACGGCTACGAGTCGAGGGTGCCATTGTTCTATGACCGAGGTAGAAGCGAAGAAAGTAATAAGCAGTTAAAAAGTATTCATGTATTATCTATAAGTGACTACAAAGACagactctacttggccggaatgtggcttcccattaccCCACTACTTCTATCAATAGTTTTAATTCTTAAAGTCtacagaaccttataacctttgctctgataccaaaattgtaacatccccaatccgttagggttaggtttgttaatcattttcttactcacaaagatccataaggtttaacaactaaacaatactagaataaaaatgaatgcatgaaagtctagaatatcatgtccaaaaataataactaaactgaaatatctatgcttaacaaaaatatgtctcacaaacGATAATAATGTTCCTTATTAGAATAAATTCATCActctctgaaagaaaactgtgccaatgcacttattaacttgactaatatgaaatcataagaaatcctaaatacgcccgcccccattccggcctcctagtgcTACCTgatcaccacctgaaacaagaaataaaactgatgagcccaaaggaggcccagtaagtgaaatccacaaccataaggAGTTCtactccttgtcccgttttgaaaaatggaactcataactacatatgttcccagtatatttttaaagaaaacatgaaGCAAATGAAATATactatcatcaataaaatttatgatagtctttatctcatactagggcccatgtatactgttacccccatatactagggttgcacGGTCCTTGagacctgggatgagatactgtggccacAGCCCCGTGCCTTGGCCAGCCaattaactctgggtgcactcagtatggcaaaaaaaactatgatggaaccaccttctggcagagcctcTTTCAGCGGTTGCAACTCCATCCTAAGCATCAGTACCGAGCTTCTCTCTTAtttctcttggggccaaaaatacactcctccctacatgtgccctcattttataacactcttttttcattttttgtacttctctaggtacatcttagggcaacatgtaggagggtttgtcagcattttctcaaaatttcttataaacatcattattttcataatgtttctttttctaaaaaaaagggttggcttaggttaacaatgagaatggacgaattaaaaatatataataataataataataataagtaaataaaataaaagagtaaaatataaataatagtaatatatatatatatatatatatatatatatatatatatatattgaagccCTTGGCGCCGACTACCAAAAGGAAAACCCTATGCTCCTTGAAAAGCTATTTCCTCTCTTTTATTCAGCCTATTTAAGGGAGTGAAACAAGCTCTTGCCGCAcaccaagagagaaagaaagaaagaaaaaaaaaaaaaaaaaagaggaatttTTCCCTGCCGTTCACTTGTCCTCCCCACGTTGCTCTCCCTGTTGTGCGTTAGGTATGGCCTCACAGATTGCTTTTCTTCAtcttacatatatatactcagTCATAGCACAATTGTGACTCAAAATTTTAGTGTTTGCCTTGGTGACCGTGTTGTAttgtagtgggaaagagagAATCTCTTCTTTTGCTTCTCACACCTACTTTGTCTTTTGTGGGAACAAATTTTtagcaagtatatatataatgatttgaaggatttataaatGTTCATATACATGAAGAATACTTTAAAGTATAgagatatatttatatatatatagatatacatAATGaattgttgtatttttttaatatacatacATCTGGATTGCTtcaaaatatgtaaatatatataatgttttgaaggatttaaaaatatatacatggGACTACtttaaagtgtatatatatataatgatggaAGTATTTATAAATACACGTATATTTGGAATgtttcaagatatatatatatatatatatgaatcctaaggaataaaataaattctggaAATTTATTATGAAGCTTACCTAAACACCTAaataagttcattctcaattgattagcaagccaaccCATAATAGTAATAGAATGTTTTACTGTGACGAGTATGAGGCTAGTAACGTGTCTGTATTTCCTTTAGGAGATTATTTAGCGGTTAGAGGAATTTTTTACTacagtcaagaggtaagtgaattttctatttatgaaaaattaccATGCCATGATATTTATGAAATTCTGTTTCAAATTACAAATGATCATTTTGTTTACACTATGAAATTATGctgcatgcatgacaagtttgagaaaaataaacattatGAAACTAatgatgtttataagaaattttgagaaaatgacgacaaaccctcctacatgttgccctaagatgtacctagagaagtacaaaaaatgagaaaagagtgttataaaatgagggcacatgtagggaggagtgtatttttggccccaagagaaacaagagagaagctcggtaccgatgctaaggacGGAGGCGCAACCGCTAAAAGAGGCTCTGtcagaaggtggttccatcatagttttttttgccatgctgagtgcacccagagttaatcggctggccagggGACGGGGCTGTGACCACAGTATCTCATCTTAGGTCTCAAGGACCGCGTAACCCTAGTATAtgggggtaacagtatacatgggccctagtatgagataaagactatcataaattttattgatgatagtatattttatttgctttatgttttctttaaaaatatattgggaacatatgtagttatgagttccatttttcaaaacgggacaaggagtaaaactgcttatggttgtggatttcacttactgggcctcctttgggctcatcagtttta
This genomic interval from Corylus avellana chromosome ca3, CavTom2PMs-1.0 contains the following:
- the LOC132174232 gene encoding uncharacterized protein LOC132174232, which encodes MRFRRRGKLSPRLVGPFEILEKIGTVAYCLALPLNLTGIHNVFHISMLRKYVPDPTHVLESKPLQIQSNMTYEETPTRMLDRREQVLRNKTISLVKVLWSNHSVEEASWELEERMGEKYPYLFE